The sequence CTtctaaaagtttgattttttttagcaacttttGTGTTAGATCGTGTGCGTCTAAACAGCTTCTTATaatactttttgtcttttttgacaGATTGGACAATCTTCGCCCTATCCAACATAAAACTGAGTCGTTCCTGTTGCTAATTTTCACTAAAAGGTGCCAACTTTAATACGTAAATAATACGCAAATAGATAAGCTTCTCCATAAAATCTTAAtgtgcagcaaacaaaaagtagaaatgtgCAGTGGTGCGTGAGCAAAGATATGGGTCATAATGGACTATTATTGTTCTGAACCAAACTTGGCAGACTTTTATTGTGtagtttttttccttaaatgcCTTGGATGAGTTCCCTATTGAGCTTCTTGATActgttaagaaccactgataaCAGGATTCCTGCATGCTGTGTTTTTGCACCGTTGTGCAAAAGAAACTGTAAACAATCAGTTGCTTTTGACGTAAGAAAACCACCATTGATTGGTTACCTCGAGTCGTGTCACGACCCGAGTTGGCCATATGAAATTGAACACAGCGCTATGtgctgttttaatttgtcagtTGCGCAACACATCACCTCTTCTACCTCAAACCACTACTGGTTCTCCTAGCATCTTGTGTAGTTATTTTCAGGTGTTGTAATCCTTCTGTTGCTTTCAGAGACGTCTCCCAGACAAGAATCACATCACTGCCCTCCACAGGCATGGGCTCCTTGCGGAAGCTAAAGGCGCGCGACACCTGGTCCCTGAAGAAGCTGCCGCCCATCAAGGCCTTCAAGCACCTCACCACGGCTGATCTCACCTACCCGAGCCACTGCTGCGGCttcaaaaacctgaaaaagaaACGAGGgtgaagttttttattttttccttaaaatcAGCTCTGTTAACGGAGGCTGAAACGTAAGGGAAGTGGGGGTTTCAGAAGTGTGTGCATGTAGCGTAGGGTTGGATGATCTCCCACAGCGAGTGGGAGGCTACCGCACTTGTAAAGTGTGGATCTTGGCAGGGATTGAATCAACTCTCTGATGCCTTTACCTATAGCTCCTCACAGCGCTCCCATAATTAGTGTCACTCTCTGGTGttattggaggaaaaaaacgGTTGAGTCACATAATGATTCCAAAAACAGAAGTCCTCCGTCTTCATCTGTATATGTAAACGGTTTAATATTCCACTTACCGCCCAGCAGGGCAAACGGCTAGCTGCATGAAAAAACGTATCCACTGAGATCAACAGAGAGTAGCACAAAACCAGGAAGTAGAAGGGGAatacaaacatctgaaaagtgtggcatgcctTTTTATTAAGCCCCCTGTACTTGGATTCCCCATTATAACATTCAGTGCAACTTAGACATTTGTAATTTAACTTCAGAATAAATCCAGATTTGCCTTCCTACACAATTTTGTTCAATTCTCATCTTCCTTCATTGCactgtctgggatttctcccattgagctcaaTTTCTCTAGTTGAATTTCAGCTAGGCCAATCAGAGAAGAGAAGGACAAGTTGGGAATGATGTCAGTTTTCTATATCATTTCAGAACTGCAGTCCACCTGTAGTTATAGCAGTCAAAGCCGTTAAGTCCATGTTGATTATGCTTCCAAATGTTTAACAATTAAAGTTGGAACAAGAGGAATGTTGAAGATGTTATTGCTGGAACGTTGATCGGCTCGGCACTACTCTCTTCACAGTGGgagatggttgtttacagtgcatgtcatttccggtaagcttcataacCTCTGTAGCATTACATACATCACAGCTAAACATTAGTGATTGGGTAAATTAAGATGCAGttgtttaaaacttcaatagagtccacacctccaggaagcaatcttTTTTCAATGAGGGTTCAGATGAAGCAAAGCATAGAACAAAAGGCTATCAATGAAAAAGGGAtataagaaatttattttacagtttgtggCGGACACAGCAAATGTGAAGGTGGTCCAATCAAATGAGAgcaaatttgaactttttgggCCTTTGGCTTAACACCAACACTCCACACTACCTTGGACTCCATGagaaaacatggtggtggcgaCATCATGCTGTTGAGGGGAAGGTTGGAgttacaatggaatggttttaATCACCTCATATTCATGGGTACATTTGCTTTACTTGTGTGGGTGTATCACAAAAAAGTTGATGCAGTTTATGGCTTTAAGTGTGTGGttgaaacacaagaaaatgtggaaacatttaAGATTGCTGGGTtataattttgacattatttacTGAGCCCAGTCTTATTGAATTCTCCGTTTGTGTTTCCCAGCTTTTTGGAGTACATCATCTGTAACCTAACCGCTTTCTATGACCACTACCACAAGCGCTCTGTGGGACCCCTTGACACGCCAACTCTTCAAGGAGACGGAGTCGTGGAAACGCTTCCGGAGCATGAGCAGAGAAACGAAGGTCACGAAGAGCCGCAGCAGGACGGGAGGAGAGGAGACTTCCACGGCAACCTTTACTACCACCCCTACTTTGGAGGCCAGCCAGACGAGGAAGTGGGTTTCGGAGAGACCCTCAAGAACCCCCAGGAGGACAACAGCCAAGACTTTGACAGTCGTTATGATTATGTGGTGTGCGAGGAGGGAGGGGAAGTGGAGTGTGCACCGGTGCCCGACGAGTTCAATCCCTGTGAGGACATTATGGGCTTTGGCTTTCTTCGGGTGTCTGTGTGGTTCGTGAGCTTGCTGGCTGTTTTGGGGAATGTGGTAGTGCTCCTGGTGCTGCTCACCAGCCACTACAAGCTCTCGGTCTCTCGCTTCCTCATGTGCCACCTGGCCTTCGCCGATCTTTGCATGGGGATTTACCTGCTGCTCATCGCCTCCGTGGACCTCCACACCCGTTCTGAGTACTTCAACCACGCCATCAACTGGCAGACAGGCCCCGGTTGCGGACTTGCCGGGTTCTTCACAGTCTTCGCCAGCGAGCTGTCCGTTTACACGCTGACAGTGATCACTCTAGAGAGATGGTACGCCATCACCTTCGCCATGCGGCTGGACCGCAAACTCCGTCTACACCACGCAGCGGCCGTAATGGTGGCTGGCTgggtcctctgcctccttctcgCTCTGCTGCCACTGGTTGGAGTGAGCAGTTACCAGAAGGTCAGCATCTGCCTCCCAATGGACACTCAGTCCACTGCAGCTCAGGTCTACATCTTGCTGGTGTTGGTCCTAAACATTCTGGCTTTCTTTGTCATCTGTGCCTGCTACTTTAAGATCTACTGCACAGTCCACAACCCCCAGTACCACTCTGGATCCAAGGACACCAACATTGCCAAGCGCATGGCTATCCTCATCTTCACTGACTTCTTATGCATGGCTCCCATTTCCTTCTATGCCATGTCGGCTGCTCTGAACCGACCTCTTATCACCGTTTCCAACTCCAAGATCTTATTGGTGCTCTTTTACCCACTCAACTCCTGTGCCAATCCATTCTTGTATGCCATATTCACAAAGGCCTTCAGAGGGGACATATTCATTCTCCTCAGCAAGGTAGGACTGTGTCAGCAGCAGGCACAGCTGTTTAGAGGCCAGACCGTCTCATCGAAGGGCAGCAGTGGGATTTCTCAGGTGCGGAGGGAAAAAGTTAGGAAAGGCGGAAGCCTTGGACAAGAAGAGGTACCCATCAACCTGAAGAGCCTCTCCAAGCAAACCTATCACCCAGGAATCAAACCTGACGATAACCAAGACCTGGACACGTGAGCTGACCATCAGCTTGAGGAAGAAAAGCCAAGAAAGGTTCATTTTGATGAAGCCTTGAAATAGTTCTGGACAGATCTGTTAAAGTATTAAACAGAAAGCTCCGTAATCTGCGTCGACTGTATTTTTCAGACCCTGTTTATGGAATTTCAATCACtatgaatttaattaaatgttatccAAGTTGTAGTCCCCCATATTTAAATAGCATTTGTAGAACAGCTCTGAAAGTATTTACTaagtaaaatagaaaagcaTAAACAAGAGTTTCTGACTTCTACATTTAGCATAggttaaatattacaaatatatcACATTAATTTGAGCTATTTGAAATCTATTATTTGAACGTATATCGTCTTCAACCGCCTGCTGGCTCAGTGCCCATCAACTGTGGAAACTTCATACAAACaccatttatttaaagtatGGAAAAATAGTTTCATGTACCATTATTCACAACTTTGTAGATTATGAAAAACAATACAACAGCGAAAGAAAAATAGATGGATTTTGTCCATATTTTACCGTATGCTTCTTCTGGGAAATTGACTCtgttctttaatattttaaagcagatACAAGTATTTATAGTATGCATAAGTCTTTGGAAACCTGTTTTAGTGGCATGTGTGGATAATAATAAAGTACTTATTCACTTCTGTTCTTTATAGGATTGAATTTTGTGGAATGTGATCCCATAAGgtagctttttgtttgctgattCAGCTTAAGACAGTGCATCAATAGAGTTAAGTAAAAAATCATTCATACCCCTGGCAGAGTTAGGCTTAAAGTAAACGTTTAAATTTACCAGCATGTTTCTATGGGCTGGAAGTAATACAGATGCTTTGACGTGGCCCAATCAGAGTCTTGACTTGAATCTGTAGAGGATTAAAGTCATG is a genomic window of Poecilia reticulata strain Guanapo linkage group LG21, Guppy_female_1.0+MT, whole genome shotgun sequence containing:
- the tshr gene encoding thyrotropin receptor isoform X2: MLLRTFGRQATCSDIGTSSTRLRPTTQVLTCALLTLITLPISGTELQPYSCPVRGNCSEWRAHTICCSDIDILPRFPVSTETLLLSDTKLSSIPANSFASVVNISGIYIYVDKKLQRLERHSFYNLRKITHIEIRNTKMLTYVDPEAFKHLPNLKYLGILNTGLTFFPALNNIHSNDMNFILEIVNHPSITEIPANSFQGITSEFLTVMLYGNGFREIRHHAFNGTKLDQVDVSQTRITSLPSTGMGSLRKLKARDTWSLKKLPPIKAFKHLTTADLTYPSHCCGFKNLKKKRGFLEYIICNLTAFYDHYHKRSVGPLDTPTLQGDGVVETLPEHEQRNEGHEEPQQDGRRGDFHGNLYYHPYFGGQPDEEVGFGETLKNPQEDNSQDFDSRYDYVVCEEGGEVECAPVPDEFNPCEDIMGFGFLRVSVWFVSLLAVLGNVVVLLVLLTSHYKLSVSRFLMCHLAFADLCMGIYLLLIASVDLHTRSEYFNHAINWQTGPGCGLAGFFTVFASELSVYTLTVITLERWYAITFAMRLDRKLRLHHAAAVMVAGWVLCLLLALLPLVGVSSYQKVSICLPMDTQSTAAQVYILLVLVLNILAFFVICACYFKIYCTVHNPQYHSGSKDTNIAKRMAILIFTDFLCMAPISFYAMSAALNRPLITVSNSKILLVLFYPLNSCANPFLYAIFTKAFRGDIFILLSKVGLCQQQAQLFRGQTVSSKGSSGISQVRREKVRKGGSLGQEEVPINLKSLSKQTYHPGIKPDDNQDLDT
- the tshr gene encoding thyrotropin receptor isoform X3, whose protein sequence is MLTYVDPEAFKHLPNLKYLGILNTGLTFFPALNNIHSNDMNFILEIVNHPSITEIPANSFQGITSEFLTVMLYGNGFREIRHHAFNGTKLDQVDLHRNVFLTRMDSRAFAGTISGPTLLDVSQTRITSLPSTGMGSLRKLKARDTWSLKKLPPIKAFKHLTTADLTYPSHCCGFKNLKKKRGFLEYIICNLTAFYDHYHKRSVGPLDTPTLQGDGVVETLPEHEQRNEGHEEPQQDGRRGDFHGNLYYHPYFGGQPDEEVGFGETLKNPQEDNSQDFDSRYDYVVCEEGGEVECAPVPDEFNPCEDIMGFGFLRVSVWFVSLLAVLGNVVVLLVLLTSHYKLSVSRFLMCHLAFADLCMGIYLLLIASVDLHTRSEYFNHAINWQTGPGCGLAGFFTVFASELSVYTLTVITLERWYAITFAMRLDRKLRLHHAAAVMVAGWVLCLLLALLPLVGVSSYQKVSICLPMDTQSTAAQVYILLVLVLNILAFFVICACYFKIYCTVHNPQYHSGSKDTNIAKRMAILIFTDFLCMAPISFYAMSAALNRPLITVSNSKILLVLFYPLNSCANPFLYAIFTKAFRGDIFILLSKVGLCQQQAQLFRGQTVSSKGSSGISQVRREKVRKGGSLGQEEVPINLKSLSKQTYHPGIKPDDNQDLDT
- the tshr gene encoding thyrotropin receptor isoform X1, with the translated sequence MLLRTFGRQATCSDIGTSSTRLRPTTQVLTCALLTLITLPISGTELQPYSCPVRGNCSEWRAHTICCSDIDILPRFPVSTETLLLSDTKLSSIPANSFASVVNISGIYIYVDKKLQRLERHSFYNLRKITHIEIRNTKMLTYVDPEAFKHLPNLKYLGILNTGLTFFPALNNIHSNDMNFILEIVNHPSITEIPANSFQGITSEFLTVMLYGNGFREIRHHAFNGTKLDQVDLHRNVFLTRMDSRAFAGTISGPTLLDVSQTRITSLPSTGMGSLRKLKARDTWSLKKLPPIKAFKHLTTADLTYPSHCCGFKNLKKKRGFLEYIICNLTAFYDHYHKRSVGPLDTPTLQGDGVVETLPEHEQRNEGHEEPQQDGRRGDFHGNLYYHPYFGGQPDEEVGFGETLKNPQEDNSQDFDSRYDYVVCEEGGEVECAPVPDEFNPCEDIMGFGFLRVSVWFVSLLAVLGNVVVLLVLLTSHYKLSVSRFLMCHLAFADLCMGIYLLLIASVDLHTRSEYFNHAINWQTGPGCGLAGFFTVFASELSVYTLTVITLERWYAITFAMRLDRKLRLHHAAAVMVAGWVLCLLLALLPLVGVSSYQKVSICLPMDTQSTAAQVYILLVLVLNILAFFVICACYFKIYCTVHNPQYHSGSKDTNIAKRMAILIFTDFLCMAPISFYAMSAALNRPLITVSNSKILLVLFYPLNSCANPFLYAIFTKAFRGDIFILLSKVGLCQQQAQLFRGQTVSSKGSSGISQVRREKVRKGGSLGQEEVPINLKSLSKQTYHPGIKPDDNQDLDT